A genomic segment from Chitinophaga flava encodes:
- a CDS encoding TlpA disulfide reductase family protein → MKNHIFKIAFLLLLPLLSMAEEGFVIRGRISGVISGSVAISEFVHLRQDEKDDVFPDKARITNGEFYFSGKLAHPALVKLKISTRMIFVYLENTSYTIDCALDSLSGAQLKGGKLNNDWVTFMNSRKPSIEFIKKHPGSEISAYLALRDHSATLEKATAAHVLLSPEAQHTWSGQQLDAAIAALKKVDTGMVFPDLKMTDTKDTPFSVKKYAGKIVVLDFWASWCAPCRAYIPTLREHYNKYKDKGVQFVSVSVDDHQEKWQEAMKELKMEWTQTLADGGFQDGKGVKDALHIFYIPHVIVVGKDGKIAASLDSYKKDQLEKKLDELLQ, encoded by the coding sequence ATGAAAAACCATATTTTCAAAATAGCATTCCTGCTGCTGCTCCCCTTGCTGAGCATGGCGGAAGAGGGATTTGTGATCAGGGGAAGGATAAGCGGGGTTATCAGCGGTTCCGTTGCCATCAGCGAGTTTGTCCATCTCCGGCAGGATGAGAAAGATGATGTGTTCCCCGATAAAGCGCGTATCACGAACGGAGAGTTCTACTTTAGCGGCAAACTGGCGCATCCCGCTCTGGTAAAACTGAAAATCAGCACCCGCATGATTTTTGTGTACCTCGAAAATACCAGCTATACAATCGACTGCGCCCTGGATTCATTGTCCGGCGCACAGTTAAAAGGCGGCAAGCTGAACAACGACTGGGTAACATTCATGAATTCCCGCAAACCGTCGATAGAATTTATCAAAAAACATCCCGGCAGCGAGATATCAGCCTACCTGGCATTGAGGGACCATAGCGCCACGCTCGAAAAGGCTACTGCCGCCCACGTACTGCTCAGTCCCGAAGCACAGCACACATGGTCCGGACAGCAACTGGATGCTGCCATCGCCGCACTGAAGAAAGTGGATACCGGTATGGTATTTCCCGATCTGAAAATGACCGACACAAAGGACACTCCCTTTTCTGTTAAAAAATATGCCGGTAAAATAGTAGTGCTCGACTTCTGGGCCAGCTGGTGCGCGCCTTGCCGCGCCTATATTCCAACCCTGCGCGAACACTACAACAAATACAAAGATAAAGGCGTGCAATTCGTCAGTGTATCTGTGGACGACCACCAGGAAAAATGGCAGGAAGCCATGAAGGAGCTGAAAATGGAGTGGACGCAAACACTTGCCGACGGCGGCTTCCAGGATGGTAAAGGAGTGAAGGATGCTTTACACATCTTCTACATTCCCCACGTAATCGTGGTAGGTAAAGATGGAAAGATCGCGGCCTCTCTCGATTCTTACAAAAAAGATCAACTGGAGAAAAAACTGGATGAGTTACTTCAATAA
- a CDS encoding NDR1/HIN1-like protein, translating into MSYFNNINRWRMLGLVLTAAMALQACTIFSPPEARLPGKLTVKVFSITPERPALEVTGVYYNPNNYGFTFTGGELDLKLDTFYLGHVKLDTVMTIPAHATFTVPVVVEPDFTKLGNSGINLADSVLLSFSGTMSGKIGSFSKKIHIQYQGKHFMDIVF; encoded by the coding sequence ATGAGTTACTTCAATAACATCAACAGATGGAGAATGTTGGGCCTCGTGCTGACAGCCGCTATGGCCTTGCAAGCCTGTACAATTTTCAGCCCTCCCGAGGCACGGCTGCCCGGCAAGCTCACAGTCAAAGTCTTCAGCATCACACCGGAAAGACCCGCGCTGGAAGTGACAGGTGTATACTACAATCCCAATAACTACGGCTTTACCTTCACCGGCGGAGAGCTTGACCTGAAGCTGGATACCTTCTACCTCGGACACGTGAAACTGGATACTGTGATGACTATCCCGGCGCATGCCACGTTCACCGTGCCGGTAGTGGTGGAACCCGATTTTACAAAGCTGGGCAACAGTGGCATCAACCTCGCCGATTCTGTACTGCTGTCGTTCTCAGGCACCATGTCCGGGAAAATCGGGAGCTTCTCTAAAAAAATTCATATTCAATATCAGGGCAAACATTTCATGGATATAGTCTTCTGA
- a CDS encoding ABC transporter ATP-binding protein has protein sequence MSDQQRPILEVDQLSVTYGPFHAVKNVSFTVQPGEIFGLLGPNGAGKTSTLSAVEGLLKPQGGRISVAGYSVLEQPRHAKANMGVQLQSTSFQAELNVSEIIRLFAGIYGLELTAEQVQEKLKEINLQDSAGKRFGQLSGGQQQRVSLVISTIHDPKLVLLDEPTTGLDPQSRRQLWDRIEAIRAKGHAVLLTTHSMEEAEAVCDRIAIIDHGQVIAIDTPEALIAAHRHDPDVISVSRKGKITLEDVFIGLTGRAVRS, from the coding sequence ATGAGTGATCAACAAAGGCCTATTCTGGAGGTAGACCAGCTGAGCGTTACCTATGGCCCTTTTCATGCAGTGAAAAACGTTTCATTTACTGTGCAGCCCGGAGAGATTTTTGGGCTGTTGGGACCTAACGGTGCCGGCAAAACGAGCACACTGAGTGCCGTAGAAGGTTTATTAAAGCCGCAGGGCGGCCGTATCTCCGTAGCAGGATACAGTGTCCTGGAACAACCCCGTCACGCCAAAGCCAACATGGGCGTGCAATTACAATCCACCAGTTTTCAGGCGGAATTAAATGTATCGGAAATCATCCGTTTGTTTGCCGGTATTTACGGGCTGGAGCTGACAGCAGAACAGGTACAGGAAAAGCTGAAAGAAATCAATCTGCAGGATTCAGCAGGCAAACGTTTCGGACAGCTTTCTGGCGGTCAGCAGCAACGCGTATCACTGGTGATCTCTACTATTCATGATCCTAAACTGGTGCTGCTCGACGAGCCCACCACCGGGCTGGACCCGCAGTCGAGGCGGCAGCTGTGGGACCGTATAGAAGCTATCAGGGCTAAAGGCCATGCAGTTCTCCTTACCACTCACTCTATGGAAGAAGCAGAAGCGGTGTGTGACCGTATCGCCATCATCGATCATGGCCAGGTGATCGCCATTGATACACCGGAGGCGCTGATAGCGGCGCATCGTCATGATCCGGATGTGATCAGTGTTTCCCGTAAAGGTAAAATCACGCTCGAAGATGTATTCATCGGTCTTACCGGCCGTGCTGTCCGTTCATAA
- a CDS encoding TlpA disulfide reductase family protein, with protein MIKNSLLFLFCAGSLNALAQNKPVTFNTDSTKFAEITAKIDKLPNDTMAYLYEPYSGEVDSARIKNHSFKFKMPMPKGGSMYIIAIGAAGNNTNRGAIVYLEDGKMNITGKGDGFHGVQYSGSTWAKESAEVMNLVSTEDGIGKEFEEMHKKYSAAVAIGDEDAADSINKKASVLQNKMIGSYKKWIKDHPNSGLSGYLLTCYIPSQADKDTLFNGLGEHAKASRILMRYKYPGKIDPTQASFGLSDEASADPSNRPKIGADAPAFTLSDVNGKMVSLSDFKGKYVLIDFWASWCGPCKGQIPFLKAVNEKYKDKNFVLLGVSLDSKREAWLKAIEKEKLNWLHVSELKGWADAAAAAYGVTYVPSNVLIGPDGKVIARDLYDDNIDKKISAILK; from the coding sequence ATGATCAAAAATTCTCTTCTGTTCCTCTTTTGCGCCGGCAGCCTGAATGCACTGGCACAGAACAAACCGGTCACCTTCAATACTGATAGTACAAAGTTTGCAGAGATCACAGCAAAAATTGACAAACTGCCCAACGATACCATGGCGTACCTGTATGAACCCTATTCAGGAGAGGTAGACAGCGCCCGCATAAAAAACCATAGCTTCAAATTCAAAATGCCGATGCCTAAAGGCGGAAGCATGTATATCATAGCAATCGGAGCCGCCGGCAATAACACCAATCGTGGCGCCATCGTATATCTGGAAGATGGGAAGATGAACATCACCGGTAAAGGCGACGGCTTCCATGGTGTTCAATACAGCGGTTCTACCTGGGCCAAGGAATCAGCGGAGGTGATGAATCTGGTCTCTACTGAAGACGGTATCGGCAAAGAGTTTGAAGAAATGCACAAAAAATATAGTGCTGCGGTAGCGATTGGAGATGAAGATGCTGCTGACTCCATCAATAAAAAAGCCAGCGTGCTCCAGAACAAGATGATCGGAAGTTATAAGAAATGGATCAAAGATCACCCTAACTCCGGTTTGAGCGGCTACCTGCTGACTTGCTACATCCCATCTCAGGCCGATAAGGACACGTTGTTCAACGGTCTCGGAGAACATGCTAAAGCATCACGCATCCTGATGCGCTATAAATATCCCGGTAAAATAGATCCCACACAGGCCAGTTTCGGTCTTTCCGATGAAGCTTCAGCGGATCCTTCCAACCGTCCTAAGATAGGCGCCGATGCACCTGCATTTACACTCTCCGATGTAAACGGTAAAATGGTGTCCCTCTCCGACTTCAAAGGAAAATATGTACTGATCGATTTCTGGGCCAGCTGGTGTGGTCCCTGCAAAGGCCAGATACCTTTCCTGAAAGCGGTGAACGAAAAATACAAAGACAAAAACTTCGTACTGCTGGGCGTTTCCCTTGATTCCAAACGCGAAGCTTGGCTGAAAGCCATCGAGAAGGAAAAGCTGAACTGGCTCCATGTGTCTGAACTGAAAGGCTGGGCTGATGCCGCTGCTGCAGCTTATGGCGTTACCTACGTTCCTTCCAATGTATTAATAGGACCCGATGGAAAAGTGATTGCCCGGGATCTCTATGATGATAATATCGACAAAAAAATCTCAGCTATCCTAAAATAA
- a CDS encoding carboxy terminal-processing peptidase, which produces MKICQGKKRLLLAAATALTGFGSMAQSPAQVRAMDQATATSPAIPPVTDVSLPGYRSAAIATAFRKIKKDHFSLRPVDDSYSKEVWENFIRILDPSNNIFLQEDINRLSAYKSQVDDEINTGSSTFFDMAYDIYSKRIKEASDICMHILQQPFNMQQKESLEIMWKKEWTFPANEQDREDKWRKFLKYATLRHYMEGDTAAVAQKTRPFNSALETKARDYVRKWYVEYFRQSTGKDAMKEKFTQFMSIAVAAVDPHSAYIAPEDRSFTEAITKRYYGLGFELGNKESDFFVKRLMPGGPAYKSGEIKENDVIIAIKDNKGEMIAVNGMEANRVTAMIRGDKGTDVTLKLQQPGEQPRTITLKRGEVIDTENRAKSALIEKNGKKYGYIYLPSFYLDPNGEQTKGSAGDVWREIEKLKENEIDGMVMDLRGNPGGSLDEVVRMCAGFVPASPISWLRSKDSVRRYTSPGFGPLYDGPLTVMVDESSASASEIFSAAMQDLKRAVIIGTSSTFGKGTAQSGFNIGKSGNIEKGIPDTSYGTLRLTLEKFYRITGTATQLNGVTPDIILQKRMSLVSIMEKDYSSALPCDTMQLLPFDQVKPVCDYQAVIQKANARINASPAFADIDNNMQQLKTLREKTALLNLEDFRKEFNAARSCEQRIQREKELNTGHLLNVQPALLRSINPATMKTTPGETARYKDWLNKLSKDIYIDQTISVLEDMQANKQ; this is translated from the coding sequence ATGAAAATTTGCCAGGGAAAGAAGCGCCTGTTGCTGGCCGCCGCTACAGCACTCACAGGATTCGGTTCTATGGCCCAGTCACCGGCACAGGTGCGTGCAATGGACCAGGCCACTGCGACATCGCCGGCAATACCACCCGTAACAGATGTAAGTCTGCCAGGTTATCGCAGCGCCGCCATCGCCACCGCATTCAGGAAAATAAAAAAAGACCACTTCAGCCTCCGGCCCGTGGATGACAGCTACAGCAAAGAAGTATGGGAGAACTTCATCCGCATACTCGACCCCAGCAACAACATATTCCTGCAGGAAGATATCAACAGATTATCTGCTTATAAAAGCCAGGTGGATGATGAGATCAACACAGGATCCAGCACTTTTTTTGATATGGCATATGATATCTACAGCAAACGTATCAAAGAAGCCAGCGATATCTGCATGCACATCCTGCAACAACCATTCAACATGCAGCAGAAAGAATCACTGGAGATAATGTGGAAGAAAGAATGGACCTTTCCCGCTAATGAACAGGACCGTGAAGATAAATGGCGTAAATTCCTGAAATATGCCACACTGCGGCATTATATGGAAGGAGATACTGCTGCTGTAGCACAGAAAACAAGACCTTTCAATTCCGCCCTGGAAACCAAAGCGCGCGACTACGTACGCAAATGGTATGTGGAATACTTCCGCCAGTCAACAGGCAAAGACGCGATGAAAGAGAAATTCACGCAGTTCATGTCCATTGCAGTGGCAGCAGTAGATCCGCACTCCGCCTATATTGCACCGGAAGACAGATCTTTTACGGAGGCAATCACCAAACGTTACTACGGCCTCGGTTTTGAACTGGGTAACAAGGAGTCTGATTTTTTCGTGAAGAGATTGATGCCAGGCGGCCCCGCCTACAAAAGCGGTGAAATAAAAGAAAACGATGTTATCATCGCCATCAAAGACAATAAAGGAGAAATGATAGCAGTGAATGGTATGGAAGCCAACCGCGTTACCGCCATGATCCGCGGGGATAAAGGCACTGACGTGACACTGAAACTTCAGCAACCCGGAGAACAGCCCCGGACTATTACGTTGAAAAGAGGTGAAGTGATCGATACCGAAAACCGTGCAAAGAGCGCATTGATAGAGAAAAACGGAAAGAAATACGGTTACATTTACCTGCCCTCCTTCTATCTCGATCCAAATGGTGAACAAACTAAAGGCTCCGCCGGTGATGTATGGAGAGAAATAGAGAAATTGAAAGAAAATGAGATTGATGGTATGGTCATGGACCTCCGCGGCAACCCCGGTGGCTCCCTCGATGAAGTAGTAAGGATGTGCGCCGGTTTTGTGCCCGCCAGCCCTATCTCATGGCTCCGCTCAAAAGACAGCGTGCGCAGGTATACCTCTCCTGGTTTCGGACCTCTCTACGATGGCCCCCTCACCGTCATGGTGGATGAAAGCAGCGCCTCCGCATCGGAAATATTCTCCGCCGCCATGCAGGATCTCAAACGTGCTGTCATCATCGGTACTTCCAGCACCTTCGGTAAAGGCACCGCACAAAGCGGCTTTAACATAGGTAAATCAGGTAATATAGAAAAAGGCATCCCCGACACCAGCTATGGTACCCTGCGCCTCACACTGGAGAAATTCTACCGCATCACCGGTACCGCCACACAACTGAACGGCGTAACACCCGACATCATCCTGCAAAAGAGAATGTCACTGGTATCTATCATGGAAAAGGATTACAGCTCCGCACTCCCTTGCGATACGATGCAACTGCTGCCATTCGACCAGGTAAAACCGGTATGCGACTACCAGGCTGTTATTCAGAAAGCCAATGCACGCATCAACGCCAGCCCGGCATTTGCGGATATCGATAACAACATGCAACAACTGAAAACACTCCGCGAAAAAACAGCACTGCTCAACCTGGAAGATTTCAGAAAAGAATTCAATGCCGCCCGCAGCTGCGAGCAACGTATTCAGCGCGAAAAAGAACTGAATACCGGACATCTGTTGAATGTACAACCAGCACTGCTGCGCAGCATCAATCCGGCCACCATGAAAACAACACCGGGAGAAACTGCACGCTACAAAGACTGGCTGAATAAACTCAGCAAAGACATCTACATAGATCAAACCATATCAGTATTGGAAGACATGCAGGCAAACAAACAATAG
- a CDS encoding ABC transporter permease, whose protein sequence is MQTTNIPQTATVMSALLRADFTTIWRNRRSLRLVLLVPLAILVSWKGLVDKLGGAFVIAGSISIGLISIGLLGYTNSVARDRDKGVFQRLRVGPVAAWTIMCSRITVQIATIMVMTLLIFTVGIAVDKITLSAMGYVAGFFAAVLGGLLYLSLGQMIVGLIKNPETVNSTTRLVYFLFIMVGMLGSFGTLGDVVKESVQWSPYGVVNQVVATSLKPETWTQHTTMALLASLGYTVVFGLLGIRWFKWN, encoded by the coding sequence ATGCAAACTACCAATATACCTCAAACTGCTACTGTTATGTCTGCCTTGCTGAGGGCGGATTTTACAACGATATGGCGTAACCGCCGTTCTCTAAGGCTGGTGTTGCTGGTGCCGCTGGCGATTCTTGTTTCCTGGAAAGGGCTGGTAGATAAGCTGGGCGGTGCTTTTGTAATAGCCGGGAGCATCTCCATTGGGTTGATCAGCATTGGTCTGCTGGGATATACCAATTCGGTGGCGCGTGACCGTGATAAAGGTGTGTTTCAGCGTTTACGGGTAGGCCCTGTTGCCGCCTGGACTATCATGTGCAGCCGGATTACTGTGCAGATAGCCACTATTATGGTGATGACACTACTGATTTTTACTGTGGGAATTGCGGTAGATAAGATCACCCTTTCTGCTATGGGTTACGTGGCCGGCTTTTTTGCTGCTGTTTTGGGCGGACTGCTTTATCTGAGCCTGGGACAGATGATTGTGGGGCTGATTAAAAATCCGGAGACTGTCAATTCTACTACCCGACTGGTCTATTTCCTGTTTATTATGGTGGGTATGCTGGGCAGCTTCGGCACACTGGGAGACGTGGTGAAAGAATCCGTGCAGTGGTCACCCTATGGTGTGGTGAATCAGGTAGTCGCCACTAGTCTCAAACCGGAAACCTGGACACAACATACGACAATGGCTTTATTGGCCAGCTTGGGATATACAGTAGTATTTGGTCTGCTGGGCATCCGTTGGTTCAAATGGAATTAA